A genomic window from Solanum dulcamara chromosome 11, daSolDulc1.2, whole genome shotgun sequence includes:
- the LOC129873055 gene encoding U-box domain-containing protein 17 encodes MASAAIFSSLRRQRSPSLEAFLAPVDLTDVGLLQTLTALSSELISAYSGKRVPSYQRKNCKSLLRKIQVFSVLLECLLENNNNRSRGSSDLPFTAFLCFKELYLLLYRSKILLDYCSHSSKLWLLLQNHSISGHFHDLNQEIWTLLDVFPLKELKTLPADVREQVELLKKQARKSQLFVDKHDEMLRLKLFSFLNEFENGGVPDSAQLYSFSVEKLGICNPRSCRVEIEFLEEQIVNHEGDIEPTSSVLNGFVALMRYCRFLLFGFEEDDMGLRLGKHKKPKKGLISQEIAETFISVPKDFCCPISLDLMRDPVIVATGQTYGRASISRWMEEGHCTCPKTGQLLDHTRLVPNRALRNLIMQWCAAHKIPYDPLESGDPCVECFPAASPSRAALEANKATAALLIKQLENGTQIAKTIAAREIRLLAKTGKENRAYIAEAGAIPHLKNLLSSPDAVAQENSVTAMLNLSIFDKNKGRIMDEVGCLALIVGVLRFGHTTEARENAAATLFSLSAVHDYKRQIAKEDGAVEALAGLLREGSSRGKKDAVTALFNLSTHTENCARMIESGAVAALVGALGSEGVAEEAAGALALIVRQPIGATAVGNEEMAVAGLIAVMRCGTPRGKENAVAALLELCRGGGAAATERVLKAPSLASLLQTLLFTGTKRARRKAASLARVFQRCEHASVHYSGFGVGYAFAGNSAAARDSTFAGDVSVSMSISVPVL; translated from the coding sequence ATGGCATCTGCTGCAATTTTCTCATCGTTGAGGAGACAAAGGTCGCCGTCACTGGAAGCATTCTTGGCGCCGGTGGATCTGACAGATGTTGGGTTGTTGCAAACACTAACGGCGTTATCTTCTGAGCTGATTTCTGCATATTCAGGTAAAAGGGTGCCGTCTTATCAGCGGAAGAATTGTAAGTCTTTGCTAAGGAAAATTCAAGTCTTTTCTGTTCTCTTGGAATGTCTTCTTGAGAATAACAATAACAGAAGTAGGGGTTCTTCAGATTTGCCGTTTACAGCTTTTTTGTGCTTCAAGGAGTTGTATTTATTGCTTTACCGGTCGAAAATCTTGCTTGATTATTGCTCCCACTCCAGTAAGTTGTGGCTGTTGCTTCAAAACCATTCGATTTCAGGCCATTTCCATGATTTGAACCAAGAAATCTGGACCCTTTTGGATGTTTTCCCCTTAAAGGAATTGAAGACTTTACCTGCAGATGTTAGGGAACAGGTTGAGTTGTTGAAAAAACAGGCAAGAAAATCTCAGTTGTTTGTTGATAAACATGATGAGATGCTGAGGTTGAAACTGTTCTCTTTCTTGAATGAGTTTGAGAACGGAGGTGTTCCTGACTCTGCTCAGCTGTACTCTTTCTCTGTGGAAAAATTGGGGATTTGTAATCCTAGGAGTTGCAGGGTTGAGATTGAGTTTTTGGAGGAGCAGATTGTGAACCATGAAGGAGATATTGAGCCCACATCCTCAGTTCTCAATGGGTTTGTGGCGTTGATGCGATACTGCCGGTTTTTGCTATTTGGCTTTGAAGAGGATGATATGGGATTGAGATTGGGTAAGCATAAGAAGCCGAAGAAAGGGCTGATTAGTCAAGAGATTGCAGAGACATTCATTTCTGTACCAAAGGACTTCTGTTGCCCAATATCATTGGATTTGATGAGGGATCCAGTTATTGTGGCAACAGGGCAGACATATGGTCGAGCTTCCATATCAAGGTGGATGGAGGAAGGTCATTGTACTTGCCCAAAGACAGGGCAGTTGCTTGATCATACCCGCCTTGTGCCAAACAGGGCACTTAGGAATTTGATTATGCAGTGGTGTGCTGCTCATAAAATTCCCTATGACCCTCTGGAGAGTGGGGATCCATGTGTTGAATGTTTTCCAGCTGCTTCACCTAGCAGGGCTGCATTAGAAGCTAATAAAGCCACGGCAGCTCTTCTCATCAAGCAGCTAGAGAATGGGACACAGATTGCAAAAACTATTGCTGCTCGGGAGATAAGACTTTTAGCTAAAACTGGTAAGGAGAATCGTGCATACATAGCTGAGGCTGGTGCAATTCCACATTTGAAGAATTTGCTTTCATCTCCAGATGCTGTGGCACAAGAAAATTCCGTCACTGCAATGCTCAACTTATCGATTTTTGATAAGAATAAAGGCCGAATCATGGATGAAGTAGGGTGTCTGGCGTTGATAGTTGGAGTTTTGAGATTTGGGCACACCACAGAGGCACGGGAAAATGCTGCAGCAACATTGTTCAGTCTGTCTGCTGTTCATGACTATAAGAGGCAAATAGCAAAAGAAGATGGGGCAGTCGAGGCCTTAGCAGGTCTGTTGCGAGAAGGTTCTTCCAGAGGGAAGAAGGATGCAGTAACTGCTCTCTTTAATTTATCTACCCACACAGAAAATTGTGCGAGGATGATAGAGTCTGGAGCTGTTGCTGCTCTAGTTGGAGCTTTGGGAAGTGAAGGTGTTGCCGAAGAAGCTGCTGGTGCATTGGCGCTGATTGTTAGGCAGCCAATTGGTGCTACAGCTGTTGGCAATGAGGAAATGGCAGTAGCAGGACTCATTGCAGTGATGCGATGCGGGACACCTAGAGGGAAAGAGAATGCAGTTGCTGCATTGCTTGAATTATGCCGTGGTGGTGGAGCAGCTGCTACTGAAAGGGTCTTGAAGGCACCGTCATTAGCAAGTTTACTTCAGACGTTGCTCTTTACAGGAACAAAGCGCGCAAGGAGGAAAGCAGCATCGCTTGCCAGAGTATTCCAACGGTGTGAGCATGCATCAGTGCATTATAGCGGGTTTGGTGTAGGATATGCATTTGCGGGAAACTCAGCTGCAGCTAGGGATTCAACCTTTGCTGGTGATGTCTCAGTGTCCATGTCCATTTCCGTTCCAGTATTATAG